From Prevotella melaninogenica, the proteins below share one genomic window:
- the lepA gene encoding translation elongation factor 4 — protein sequence MNHIRNFCIIAHIDHGKSTLADRLLEYTQTIKITGGQMLDDMDLERERGITIKSHAIQMEYTLDKEKYILNLIDTPGHVDFSYEVSRSIAACEGALLIVDATQGVQAQTISNLYMAIDHNLEIIPVINKIDMPNAMPEEVEDEIVDLIGCDPKDIIRASGKTGEGVPDILEAIIKRIPSPTGDTKAPLQALIFDSIFNSFRGIITLCKVENGVIKKGDKVKFVQTGMEYAADEVGVLKMDMMPTQQLSTGEVGYIISGIKTATEVKVGDTVTHIVNPCEKAIEGFQEVKPMVFAGVYPVDPNDYEGLRSSLEKLQLNDASLTFQPESSQALGFGFRCGFLGLLHMEIIQERLDREFNMDVITTVPNVSYMVYDKQGNEKEVHNPSGLPDQTMIDHIEEPYIKASIITSSDYIGPIMTLCLDKRGELISQNYVSGNRLELLFMIPLGEIVIDFYDKLKSISKGYASFDYHIDSYRPSKLAKLDILLNGEPVDALSALTHESNAIVFGRRICEKLKDLIPRQQFDIAIQAAIGAKIVARETVKQVRKDVTAKCYGGDISRKRKLLEKQKKGKKRMKQIGNVQVPQKAFLAVLKLD from the coding sequence ATTATTGCCCATATTGACCATGGTAAGTCAACCTTGGCGGATCGTCTCCTTGAATATACTCAGACGATAAAGATTACTGGTGGGCAGATGCTCGACGATATGGACTTGGAGCGTGAACGTGGTATTACTATCAAGAGTCATGCTATCCAAATGGAGTACACATTGGATAAGGAGAAATATATTCTTAATCTTATCGATACTCCGGGCCATGTAGACTTCTCGTATGAGGTGTCACGAAGCATTGCTGCGTGTGAAGGTGCATTGCTTATTGTTGATGCTACACAGGGAGTACAGGCTCAGACGATTTCTAACCTCTATATGGCTATCGATCATAACTTGGAGATTATCCCTGTTATCAACAAGATTGATATGCCAAATGCTATGCCAGAAGAGGTTGAAGACGAGATTGTCGATCTTATTGGTTGTGATCCAAAGGACATTATTCGTGCCAGTGGAAAGACGGGTGAGGGTGTGCCTGACATACTTGAAGCAATCATTAAGCGTATCCCTTCACCAACAGGTGATACCAAAGCTCCGTTGCAGGCGCTTATCTTTGACTCTATCTTCAACTCTTTCCGTGGTATTATCACACTGTGTAAGGTTGAGAATGGTGTCATCAAGAAGGGTGATAAAGTTAAGTTTGTACAGACAGGAATGGAATACGCTGCTGATGAAGTGGGCGTATTGAAGATGGATATGATGCCTACCCAACAGCTCTCAACAGGAGAGGTGGGATACATCATTTCTGGTATCAAGACTGCCACAGAGGTGAAGGTGGGTGATACTGTTACCCATATAGTCAATCCTTGTGAGAAAGCTATTGAAGGATTCCAAGAAGTAAAGCCTATGGTCTTTGCTGGTGTCTATCCTGTTGACCCAAATGATTACGAAGGATTGCGTTCTTCATTGGAGAAACTGCAGTTGAATGATGCCTCACTAACCTTCCAACCAGAGAGTTCTCAGGCTTTGGGTTTTGGTTTCCGTTGTGGCTTCTTAGGTCTGCTTCACATGGAGATTATACAGGAACGTTTGGATCGTGAGTTCAACATGGATGTCATTACCACTGTGCCTAACGTAAGTTACATGGTGTATGACAAGCAAGGAAATGAAAAGGAGGTTCATAATCCATCTGGTCTACCAGACCAGACAATGATTGATCATATTGAAGAGCCTTATATTAAAGCCTCTATCATTACCTCCAGTGATTACATTGGTCCTATCATGACGCTTTGTCTTGATAAGCGAGGTGAACTCATTAGCCAGAACTATGTGAGTGGAAATCGTTTGGAACTCCTCTTCATGATTCCATTGGGTGAAATCGTGATAGACTTCTATGACAAACTGAAGAGTATTTCTAAAGGCTACGCTTCATTTGATTATCATATCGATTCTTACCGTCCTTCAAAGTTAGCTAAGCTTGACATTCTTTTGAATGGAGAGCCTGTTGATGCCCTATCAGCACTGACACATGAGAGTAATGCTATTGTTTTTGGTCGAAGAATATGTGAGAAGCTAAAAGACTTAATCCCACGTCAGCAGTTTGATATCGCTATTCAGGCTGCTATCGGAGCAAAGATTGTTGCCCGAGAGACCGTTAAGCAGGTACGTAAGGACGTTACAGCCAAGTGTTATGGTGGTGACATCAGCCGCAAGCGTAAACTTCTTGAGAAACAGAAGAAGGGCAAGAAGCGTATGAAACAGATTGGAAACGTACAGGTTCCACAGAAAGCATTCCTTGCAGTATTGAAGTTAGATTAA
- a CDS encoding Crp/Fnr family transcriptional regulator encodes MKDLVNDSRDIARELARKYSTMTHDELDVLESILVPMKFAKGQMILSEGEICKHVYYIERGLIRQFYFKNGKQITEHLGEDRSIFMCIESLFREEPTKLQVEALEPTWVYALPKQKLEQVALHNVNIQILYRKILEESLITSQVHADLVRFETAQARYKRMCKLSPQVILRAPLVYIASYLQMTPETLSRVRSSTLLDD; translated from the coding sequence ATGAAAGATTTGGTGAACGATTCAAGAGATATAGCGCGTGAATTGGCACGTAAATATAGTACGATGACCCATGATGAGTTGGATGTACTTGAAAGTATCCTCGTACCAATGAAATTCGCAAAAGGACAGATGATTCTCAGTGAAGGTGAAATCTGCAAGCACGTTTATTATATAGAAAGAGGACTAATTCGTCAATTCTATTTTAAGAACGGTAAGCAGATTACTGAACACTTAGGAGAGGATAGAAGTATCTTTATGTGTATTGAAAGTCTTTTCCGTGAGGAGCCTACTAAACTACAGGTTGAGGCTTTAGAGCCAACATGGGTTTATGCGCTACCAAAACAGAAGTTGGAGCAGGTAGCTCTTCATAATGTTAATATTCAGATTCTCTATCGTAAGATATTAGAAGAGAGTCTTATCACTTCACAGGTACATGCTGATCTTGTACGTTTTGAGACTGCACAAGCTCGTTATAAGAGAATGTGTAAGCTAAGTCCACAGGTTATCTTGCGTGCACCGCTGGTTTATATTGCCAGCTATCTGCAGATGACACCAGAAACATTAAGCCGTGTTCGTTCGTCAACATTGCTTGATGATTAA
- a CDS encoding HNH endonuclease — protein sequence MEGHHLIPCTQSNATLFWQTRNRNIDCENNIVCLCPTCHRRIHYGSIQEKKSLIKTLYDSQIGNLKKVGLDISLNELLKLYSI from the coding sequence ATGGAGGGGCATCACTTGATACCTTGCACGCAATCAAACGCCACTCTATTTTGGCAGACGAGAAATAGAAACATTGACTGTGAAAATAATATTGTCTGTCTATGCCCAACGTGCCACAGACGTATTCATTATGGCTCTATTCAAGAAAAGAAGAGCTTAATCAAGACGTTGTATGATTCTCAGATAGGAAACCTTAAAAAGGTGGGATTAGATATTTCCTTAAACGAGTTATTGAAATTGTATTCCATTTAG